One Pseudonocardia sediminis DNA window includes the following coding sequences:
- a CDS encoding citrate synthase codes for MSDEKAADSAVLQYDGGEFETTVHTPTEGAQAVDVSKLLGKTGLVTYDPGFTSTAACSSAITYIDGDAGILRYRGYPIDELAGNSSYLEVSYLLIYGELPSKDQLASFTNRISRHTLLHEDLKRFFDGFPRDAHPMPVLSSAVSALSTFYQDSLDPHDEDAVELSTVRLMAKVFTIAAYAYKKSVGQPFLYPDNSLSLVENFLQMTFGFPAEPYELDQDMAKALDTLLILHADHEQNCSTSTVRLVGSSQANLFASISAGVNALFGPLHGGANQAVLEMLTQIRDQEDGNVESFVNRVKNREDGARLMGFGHRVYKNYDPRAKIVKQQAETILKKLGVNDPLLDIAMTLEEKALADDYFVERKLYPNVDFYTGVIYRAMGFPVKMFTVLFALGRLPGWIAHWREMMDDPQNKIGRPRQLYTGSAERNYVSLDKR; via the coding sequence ATGTCCGACGAGAAGGCCGCCGACTCCGCGGTTCTCCAGTACGACGGCGGCGAGTTCGAGACGACCGTGCACACCCCTACCGAGGGTGCACAGGCCGTCGACGTGAGCAAGCTGCTCGGCAAGACCGGCCTGGTGACCTACGACCCCGGTTTCACCAGCACCGCGGCCTGCTCCTCGGCCATCACCTACATCGACGGTGACGCCGGCATCCTGCGTTACCGCGGCTACCCGATCGACGAGCTGGCCGGCAACTCCTCCTACCTCGAGGTCAGCTACCTGCTCATCTACGGCGAGCTGCCCAGCAAGGACCAGCTCGCCTCGTTCACGAACCGGATCAGCCGGCACACCCTGCTGCATGAGGACCTCAAGCGGTTCTTCGACGGCTTCCCGCGCGACGCGCACCCGATGCCGGTGCTGTCGTCCGCGGTCAGCGCGCTGTCGACCTTCTACCAGGACAGCCTGGACCCGCACGACGAGGACGCCGTCGAGCTCTCGACGGTCCGCCTGATGGCCAAGGTCTTCACGATCGCGGCGTACGCGTACAAGAAGTCGGTCGGCCAGCCGTTCCTCTACCCGGACAACTCGCTGTCGCTGGTGGAGAACTTCCTGCAGATGACGTTCGGGTTCCCGGCCGAGCCCTACGAGCTCGACCAGGACATGGCCAAGGCCCTGGACACGCTGTTGATCCTGCACGCCGACCACGAGCAGAACTGCTCGACCTCGACGGTGCGGCTCGTCGGCTCCAGCCAGGCCAACCTGTTCGCCTCGATCTCGGCCGGCGTCAACGCCCTGTTCGGCCCGCTGCACGGCGGCGCCAACCAGGCGGTCCTGGAGATGCTCACGCAGATCCGCGACCAGGAGGACGGCAACGTCGAGTCGTTCGTCAACCGGGTCAAGAACCGCGAGGACGGCGCCCGCCTGATGGGCTTCGGGCACCGGGTCTACAAGAACTACGACCCGCGCGCGAAGATCGTCAAGCAGCAGGCCGAGACGATCCTCAAGAAGCTCGGGGTCAACGACCCGCTGCTCGACATCGCCATGACGCTCGAGGAGAAGGCTCTCGCCGACGACTACTTCGTCGAGCGCAAGCTGTACCCGAACGTCGACTTCTACACCGGCGTGATCTACCGGGCGATGGGCTTCCCGGTGAAGATGTTCACCGTGCTGTTCGCGCTCGGCCGCCTTCCCGGCTGGATCGCGCACTGGCGCGAGATGATGGACGACCCGCAGAACAAGATCGGTCGCCCGCGTCAGCTCTACACCGGCTCCGCCGAGCGCAACTACGTCTCGCTGGACAAGCGCTGA
- a CDS encoding citrate synthase 2 — translation MSAETSTTQTEVPPPPPGFKSGLEGHVAFRTEIAEPDKDGGALRYRGVDIEDLAGKVTFGNVWALLVDGRFGHGLPPAEPFPLPVHTGDVRVDVQAALAMLAPYWGYRPLLDIDQAEARENLARASVMALSYVAQSARGIGVPAVPQSRIDECSTITERFMTRWRGEPDPAHVKAVDAYWVSAAEHGMNASTFTARVIASTGADVAASLSGAIGAMSGPLHGGAPARVLPMIDETERTGDADSLVRGILDRKEKLMGFGHRVYRAEDPRARVLRRTCQELDAPRFEVAAALEKAALTILRERRPDHPIETNVEFWAAVILDFAKVPPHMMPAMFTSARTAGWSAHIMEQKRENKLVRPSAQYIGPGPRSPQDVEGWDLVGTP, via the coding sequence GTGTCCGCAGAAACCTCGACCACACAGACCGAGGTACCCCCGCCGCCGCCCGGCTTCAAGTCGGGCCTCGAGGGCCACGTCGCGTTCCGCACCGAGATCGCCGAACCGGACAAGGACGGCGGCGCGCTGCGCTACCGCGGCGTCGACATCGAGGACCTGGCCGGCAAGGTCACGTTCGGCAACGTGTGGGCCCTGCTCGTCGACGGCCGTTTCGGCCACGGCCTGCCGCCCGCCGAGCCGTTCCCGCTGCCGGTGCACACCGGTGACGTCCGGGTCGACGTGCAGGCCGCGCTGGCCATGCTCGCCCCGTACTGGGGCTACCGCCCGCTGCTCGACATCGATCAGGCCGAGGCCCGCGAGAACCTCGCCCGCGCCTCGGTGATGGCGCTGTCCTACGTCGCGCAGTCCGCGCGCGGGATCGGCGTCCCGGCCGTGCCGCAGTCCCGGATCGACGAGTGCTCGACGATCACCGAGCGCTTCATGACGCGCTGGCGCGGCGAGCCCGACCCGGCGCACGTCAAGGCCGTCGACGCCTACTGGGTCTCGGCCGCCGAGCACGGCATGAACGCCTCCACCTTCACCGCACGCGTGATCGCCTCCACCGGCGCCGACGTCGCGGCCTCGCTGTCCGGCGCGATCGGCGCGATGTCCGGCCCCCTGCACGGCGGCGCGCCGGCCCGGGTGCTGCCGATGATCGACGAGACCGAGCGCACCGGGGACGCGGACTCGCTGGTCCGCGGCATCCTGGACCGCAAGGAGAAGCTGATGGGTTTCGGGCACCGGGTCTACCGGGCCGAGGACCCGCGCGCCCGCGTGCTGCGCCGTACCTGCCAGGAGCTCGACGCGCCGCGCTTCGAGGTGGCCGCCGCGCTGGAGAAGGCCGCGCTGACGATCCTGCGGGAGCGCCGTCCGGACCACCCGATCGAGACCAACGTCGAGTTCTGGGCCGCGGTCATCCTGGACTTCGCGAAGGTCCCGCCGCACATGATGCCGGCGATGTTCACCAGCGCCCGGACCGCGGGCTGGTCGGCGCACATCATGGAGCAGAAGCGGGAGAACAAGCTGGTCCGCCCGTCCGCGCAGTACATCGGACCGGGCCCGCGTTCGCCGCAGGACGTCGAGGGCTGGGACCTGGTCGGCACCCCCTGA
- a CDS encoding ABC transporter ATP-binding protein: MLAIGGLAKRFGAVQALDGVTFDVRPGELFGFVGGNGAGKTTTMRIVLGVLASDSGTVSWQGRPIDADVRRRIGYMPEERGLYPKMKVGEQLDYLARLHGMDAATARNAVERWTARVGVEARREDEVQKLSLGNQQRVQLCAALVHDPDVLVLDEPFSGLDPTAVETMSGVLREKADAGTPVIFSSHQLELVERLCDRVGIISGGRMVAVGTVDELRTGDVTRYDVVGPPAGWTDALPGVTVLDSRQDRAGLRTRVELGGATDDQALLHAATAAGPVREFSPYRPPLTELYRDVVADEATPQSSETVGITGGNAR, from the coding sequence ATGTTGGCGATCGGGGGGTTGGCCAAGCGGTTCGGTGCGGTGCAGGCGTTGGACGGTGTCACGTTCGACGTCCGGCCGGGCGAGCTGTTCGGATTCGTCGGGGGCAACGGGGCGGGCAAGACGACCACGATGCGGATCGTGCTCGGCGTGCTCGCGTCCGACTCCGGGACGGTGAGCTGGCAGGGGCGTCCGATCGACGCCGACGTGCGCCGGCGGATCGGGTACATGCCCGAGGAGCGCGGGCTCTATCCGAAGATGAAGGTCGGCGAGCAGCTCGACTACCTCGCCCGCCTGCACGGCATGGACGCCGCCACCGCGCGGAACGCGGTGGAGCGCTGGACCGCCCGCGTCGGCGTCGAGGCCCGGCGCGAGGACGAGGTGCAGAAGCTCTCGCTCGGTAACCAGCAGCGCGTCCAGCTGTGCGCGGCGCTGGTACACGACCCGGACGTCCTGGTGCTCGACGAGCCGTTCTCCGGCCTCGACCCGACCGCGGTGGAGACGATGAGCGGCGTGCTGCGGGAGAAGGCCGACGCCGGCACGCCGGTGATCTTCTCCAGCCACCAGCTGGAGCTCGTCGAGCGGCTCTGCGACCGGGTCGGGATCATCTCCGGCGGGCGGATGGTCGCCGTCGGCACCGTCGACGAGCTGCGCACCGGCGACGTCACGCGCTACGACGTCGTGGGGCCACCGGCCGGTTGGACGGACGCGCTGCCGGGGGTGACCGTGCTCGATTCCCGGCAGGATCGCGCCGGTCTGCGCACCCGCGTCGAGCTCGGCGGGGCCACCGACGACCAGGCGTTGCTGCACGCGGCGACGGCCGCCGGTCCGGTGCGGGAGTTCTCCCCGTACCGGCCGCCGCTGACCGAGCTCTACCGCGACGTCGTCGCCGACGAGGCGACACCGCAGAGTTCCGAGACCGTCGGCATCACCGGAGGGAACGCACGATGA
- a CDS encoding MFS transporter: MTGAIRGAFADTTPLRTPAYRRLWTAGVITVIGAQLSVVAVPTQIYAMTGSSAYVGLTGLFGLVPLVVFGLWGGAIADAVDRRVMLLFTGSGIAVTSLALWVVSASGVGNVWLVLVLFAFQTAMLAMNQPTRSAVIPRLLPADQLPAANALNMTVVQLGAVIGPLLAGVLIPVVGLSTLYLVDAVFLLATLWATWRLPPMPATRDASGARSTVGLRAVFDGFRYVGLHKILLVSFLIDVVAMGFGMPRVVFPEISQTVFGDPPGGGFALGLLFAAIPLGMVAGGVLSGWLQRVERQGVAVVAAVCVWGVGVAIFGLVGSLWLAVFALALAGAGDLVSSVYRSSMLQTVATDEMRGRMQGVFIVVVAGGPRLADLWHGPSAAAIGPGLTATIGGVAVVVVTLLVVARFPEFLRYRAPGPGA, from the coding sequence CTGACCGGCGCGATCCGTGGCGCGTTCGCCGACACCACACCGCTGCGGACGCCGGCCTACCGGCGTCTGTGGACGGCCGGCGTGATCACCGTGATCGGCGCGCAGCTCTCGGTCGTCGCGGTGCCGACGCAGATCTACGCGATGACCGGCTCGTCGGCCTACGTCGGGCTGACGGGCCTGTTCGGCCTGGTCCCGCTCGTGGTGTTCGGGCTCTGGGGCGGCGCGATCGCGGACGCGGTCGACCGGCGGGTGATGCTGCTGTTCACCGGCTCGGGCATCGCGGTCACGTCGCTGGCGCTGTGGGTGGTCTCGGCGTCCGGGGTCGGCAACGTCTGGCTGGTCCTGGTCCTGTTCGCGTTCCAGACGGCGATGCTGGCGATGAACCAGCCGACCCGCAGCGCGGTGATCCCGCGGCTGCTCCCGGCCGACCAGCTGCCCGCCGCGAACGCGCTGAACATGACGGTCGTGCAGCTCGGCGCCGTGATCGGCCCGTTGCTGGCCGGGGTCCTGATCCCGGTCGTCGGGCTGTCGACGCTGTACCTGGTCGACGCCGTGTTCCTGCTGGCGACGCTGTGGGCGACGTGGCGGCTGCCGCCGATGCCCGCGACCCGCGACGCGTCCGGGGCGCGGTCGACGGTCGGGCTCCGGGCGGTGTTCGACGGCTTCCGCTACGTCGGGCTGCACAAGATCCTGCTGGTGTCGTTCCTGATCGACGTCGTCGCGATGGGCTTCGGGATGCCGCGGGTGGTGTTCCCGGAGATCTCGCAGACCGTGTTCGGCGACCCGCCCGGCGGCGGCTTCGCGCTCGGCCTGCTGTTCGCGGCGATCCCGCTCGGGATGGTCGCCGGCGGGGTGCTGTCGGGCTGGCTGCAGCGCGTGGAACGTCAGGGCGTCGCCGTCGTCGCCGCGGTCTGCGTGTGGGGCGTCGGGGTGGCGATCTTCGGGCTCGTCGGCTCGCTGTGGCTGGCCGTGTTCGCGCTGGCCCTGGCCGGTGCCGGGGACCTGGTGAGCTCGGTCTACCGGTCGTCGATGCTGCAGACCGTCGCCACCGACGAGATGCGCGGGCGGATGCAGGGCGTGTTCATCGTCGTCGTGGCCGGGGGCCCGCGGCTGGCCGACCTGTGGCACGGACCGTCCGCGGCCGCGATCGGGCCCGGCCTGACCGCGACGATCGGTGGTGTCGCCGTCGTCGTCGTGACGCTGCTGGTGGTCGCCCGCTTCCCGGAGTTCCTGCGCTACCGCGCCCCGGGGCCGGGCGCATGA
- a CDS encoding beta-galactosidase, with the protein MSPRWLRGIPPGTRIEYGADYNPEQWPREVWRDDVELMRRAGVTIATVGVFSWTRLQPGPEEWDLAWLDEVMDLLHDGGIAVDLATATASPPAWLTTAHPEILPVDADGRTISPGGRQHWRPTSPVFRRHALALVERLARRYGDHPALVAWHVNNELGCHNVHDYSDDAAAAFRVWLRERHGDLATLNEAWGTAFWSQGYRDWDEILPPRRTAPGTAPNPGQSLDFARFSSDALRDHLRAERDLLRSITPDVPVTTNFMVMDNTRAMDYASWAGEVDIVSNDHYVHPEPLGRDELSFSANLTGGLAGGRPWWLMEHSTSAVNWQPVNHAKRDGELERDSLTHLAHGADAICFFQWRQSAAGAERFHSAMLPHAGAESTVFRTVTELGATLRRLAPVAGTPRTPAPVALLFDWPSWWATRQDFLPSSRLEYRREALAWYRAFLDAGVRVDVLPAGADLAGHRLAVAPMLHVLDLPDARRLAGWVEGGGHLVATYFSGVADSRAHVYLGGYPGALRDLLGIRIDEFAPLAEGETVELDAFGPGAVWTDRIDAVGPGVEVLASYASGEQQGRPAVTRRRVGAGAATWVSTQLGRDGLSSLVTALLPPGVGPELPAAVAGSVELVVRGPYRFLVNRTDAPVEVTLDGDVLHGRATADGVALPARGVAVLRRPPDEGRRR; encoded by the coding sequence ATGAGCCCGCGATGGCTGCGCGGGATCCCGCCCGGCACCCGGATCGAGTACGGCGCCGACTACAACCCCGAGCAGTGGCCGCGGGAGGTCTGGCGCGACGACGTCGAGCTGATGCGACGGGCCGGCGTCACGATCGCGACGGTCGGCGTCTTCTCCTGGACCCGCCTGCAACCCGGCCCGGAGGAGTGGGACCTCGCCTGGCTCGACGAGGTGATGGACCTGCTGCACGACGGCGGGATCGCCGTCGACCTGGCCACCGCGACCGCGTCCCCGCCGGCCTGGCTGACCACCGCGCACCCGGAGATCCTCCCGGTCGACGCCGACGGCCGGACGATCTCCCCGGGCGGGCGCCAGCACTGGCGTCCCACCTCGCCGGTGTTCCGCCGGCACGCGCTCGCACTGGTCGAGCGCCTCGCCCGGCGCTACGGCGACCATCCCGCGCTCGTCGCATGGCACGTGAACAACGAGCTGGGCTGCCACAACGTGCACGACTACTCCGACGACGCCGCCGCGGCCTTCCGCGTCTGGCTGCGCGAGCGCCACGGCGACCTCGCGACCCTGAACGAGGCCTGGGGCACCGCGTTCTGGTCGCAGGGCTACCGCGACTGGGACGAGATCCTGCCGCCCCGGCGGACCGCACCGGGCACCGCGCCGAACCCGGGCCAGTCCCTGGACTTCGCCCGGTTCTCCTCCGACGCCCTGCGCGACCACCTGCGAGCCGAGCGGGACCTGCTGCGCTCGATCACCCCGGACGTCCCGGTGACCACGAACTTCATGGTCATGGACAACACCCGTGCGATGGACTACGCGTCCTGGGCCGGTGAGGTCGACATCGTCTCCAACGACCACTATGTGCACCCCGAACCGCTCGGGCGCGACGAGCTGTCGTTCTCCGCCAACCTCACCGGCGGTCTGGCCGGCGGACGGCCGTGGTGGCTGATGGAGCACTCCACGAGCGCGGTGAACTGGCAGCCGGTCAACCACGCCAAGCGCGACGGCGAGCTGGAGCGGGACTCGCTGACCCACCTCGCGCACGGTGCTGACGCGATCTGCTTCTTCCAGTGGCGCCAGTCCGCGGCCGGGGCCGAGCGGTTCCACTCGGCGATGCTGCCGCACGCCGGGGCGGAGTCGACGGTCTTCCGCACGGTCACCGAGCTGGGCGCGACGCTGCGCCGTCTGGCCCCGGTCGCCGGGACGCCGCGGACGCCGGCCCCGGTCGCCCTGCTGTTCGACTGGCCGTCCTGGTGGGCGACCCGCCAGGACTTCCTGCCCAGCTCGCGGCTGGAGTACCGGCGTGAGGCGCTGGCCTGGTACCGGGCGTTCCTCGACGCCGGCGTGCGCGTCGACGTCCTGCCCGCCGGCGCCGACCTGGCCGGCCACCGCCTGGCCGTCGCCCCGATGCTGCACGTCCTCGACCTCCCCGACGCCCGCCGGCTCGCCGGATGGGTGGAGGGCGGCGGGCACCTGGTCGCGACGTACTTCTCGGGGGTCGCCGACTCCCGCGCCCACGTGTACCTCGGCGGCTACCCGGGTGCGCTGCGCGACCTGCTCGGGATCCGGATCGACGAGTTCGCGCCGCTGGCCGAGGGCGAGACCGTCGAGCTGGACGCCTTCGGGCCCGGGGCGGTCTGGACCGACCGGATCGACGCCGTCGGGCCCGGCGTCGAGGTCCTGGCGTCCTACGCGAGCGGCGAGCAGCAGGGACGACCGGCGGTCACCCGTCGCCGCGTGGGGGCCGGTGCGGCCACCTGGGTGTCGACGCAGCTCGGCCGCGACGGGCTGTCGTCGCTGGTCACCGCCCTGCTCCCACCCGGTGTCGGGCCGGAGCTGCCCGCCGCCGTCGCCGGGTCGGTGGAGCTGGTGGTGCGGGGGCCGTACCGGTTCCTCGTCAACCGCACCGACGCCCCGGTCGAGGTCACGCTCGACGGCGACGTCCTGCACGGCCGTGCGACCGCGGACGGCGTCGCCCTGCCGGCGCGCGGCGTGGCCGTGCTGCGACGACCTCCGGACGAGGGGCGGCGCCGGTGA
- a CDS encoding cryptochrome/photolyase family protein translates to MATSTAVVWFRRDLRVHDQPTFLSAADAADRSLALFVLDPALLTPSGAARKNFLYGALRELDSALGGKLLVVHGDPADVVPRIAKAVGAATVHIAADYGPYGRERDENVEKALADVDAELVRTGSPYAVAPDRVKNGSGDPFKVFTPFSRAWADHGWRAPADTDASTVTWMDPSDKDGGPRAVKIPDDETCESQLPEPGESAALALWKEFLDGGVDGYRDRRDLPAAQGTSGMSPYLKYGCIHPRTILADTASMKSDGAGTYRTEIAWREFYADVLYQRPDSARENYDKKFDALPNETGPEADEAFAAWQEGRTGFPIVDAGMRQLRAEAWMHNRLRMIVASFLTKDLHLPWWWGARHFMQLLVDGDLASNQHGWQWTAGSGTDASPYFRIFNPITQGERFDPDGDYVRRWVPELAGVKGKAVHQPWKLPDGIPDGYPEPMVDHKAERQESLARYEKVKNARR, encoded by the coding sequence ATGGCCACCTCCACCGCCGTCGTCTGGTTCCGGCGTGATCTCCGGGTCCACGATCAGCCCACGTTCCTGTCCGCGGCCGACGCCGCCGACCGGTCCCTGGCCCTGTTCGTGCTGGACCCGGCCTTGCTGACTCCCTCCGGCGCGGCGCGGAAGAACTTCCTCTACGGCGCCCTGCGCGAGCTCGACTCCGCGCTCGGCGGGAAGCTGCTGGTCGTCCACGGCGACCCGGCCGACGTCGTCCCGCGCATCGCGAAGGCGGTGGGTGCCGCCACCGTGCACATCGCCGCCGACTACGGCCCCTACGGCCGCGAGCGGGACGAGAACGTCGAGAAGGCCCTCGCCGACGTCGACGCCGAGCTGGTGCGGACCGGCTCGCCCTACGCCGTCGCGCCGGACCGCGTGAAGAACGGCAGCGGCGACCCGTTCAAGGTGTTCACCCCGTTCAGCCGCGCCTGGGCCGACCACGGCTGGCGCGCCCCGGCCGACACCGACGCCTCCACGGTCACGTGGATGGACCCGTCGGACAAGGACGGCGGTCCGCGGGCGGTGAAGATCCCCGACGACGAGACGTGCGAGTCGCAGCTGCCCGAGCCGGGGGAGTCCGCGGCGCTCGCCCTGTGGAAGGAGTTCCTCGACGGCGGCGTGGACGGCTACCGCGACCGGCGCGACCTCCCCGCGGCCCAGGGCACGTCCGGGATGTCGCCGTACCTGAAGTACGGCTGCATCCACCCGCGGACGATCCTGGCCGACACCGCGTCGATGAAGTCCGACGGCGCCGGCACCTACCGCACCGAGATCGCCTGGCGGGAGTTCTACGCCGACGTGCTCTACCAGCGTCCGGACTCCGCGCGGGAGAACTACGACAAGAAGTTCGACGCCCTGCCCAACGAGACCGGGCCGGAGGCGGACGAGGCGTTCGCGGCCTGGCAGGAAGGGCGCACCGGCTTCCCGATCGTCGACGCCGGCATGCGCCAGCTCCGCGCCGAGGCGTGGATGCACAACCGGCTGCGGATGATCGTCGCGTCGTTCCTGACCAAGGACCTGCACCTGCCGTGGTGGTGGGGCGCACGGCACTTCATGCAGCTTCTCGTCGACGGCGACCTGGCGTCGAACCAGCACGGATGGCAGTGGACGGCCGGGAGCGGCACCGACGCCTCGCCCTACTTCCGGATCTTCAACCCGATCACCCAGGGGGAGCGCTTCGACCCCGACGGCGACTACGTGCGCCGCTGGGTGCCCGAGCTCGCCGGGGTGAAGGGCAAGGCCGTGCACCAGCCCTGGAAGCTCCCCGACGGGATCCCGGACGGCTACCCGGAGCCGATGGTCGACCACAAGGCCGAGCGTCAGGAGTCCCTCGCACGCTACGAGAAGGTCAAGAACGCCCGGCGGTGA
- a CDS encoding ABC transporter permease has translation MTTSLGARETITLVARREIRTQLRSRSFVYGLLIIIAIFAMYGLIFAFIGSQGSSATLGVTPQARPAVAAVQEAARSDGFDLTTVDVTPAAGTEQVRSGDLDALLTGGPGSYELVGRDSIDSDVSRLVTQTVRAQALDQALRAAGTDPAALAQASTVRSQTLEPEDPLQGQRLGIAIAVAVLLFFSLSNYGGAVAQGVVEEKSSRVVELLLSTIKPLHLLAGKVIGLGLVGLLQLLILGAIATTGALAFGVISVPTTVIAALGQAVLWYLLGFFLFATLYASAGALVSRQEELQSAITPLAFLVMIPFVVTVSVLPNDPRNPLVTVLSFIPFFAPTTMPARVALGVAPWWQVLVAALLTLAAIVGMVWLSARIYQNSVLRTGAKVSWREGLTGARS, from the coding sequence ATGACCACATCCCTCGGCGCACGCGAGACGATCACCCTGGTCGCCCGGCGCGAGATCCGGACGCAGCTGCGCTCGCGCTCGTTCGTCTACGGTCTACTGATCATCATCGCGATCTTCGCCATGTACGGGCTGATCTTCGCGTTCATCGGCAGCCAGGGCTCCAGCGCCACGCTCGGGGTGACGCCCCAGGCCCGCCCGGCCGTCGCGGCGGTGCAGGAAGCCGCCCGGTCCGACGGCTTCGACCTGACGACCGTCGACGTGACACCGGCCGCCGGAACCGAGCAGGTGCGCTCCGGCGACCTGGACGCCCTGCTCACCGGCGGCCCGGGATCCTACGAGCTCGTCGGGCGGGACAGCATCGACTCCGACGTGTCACGGCTGGTCACCCAGACCGTCCGGGCGCAGGCCCTCGACCAGGCACTGCGGGCGGCGGGAACCGACCCGGCCGCTCTCGCGCAGGCCTCCACCGTGCGCAGCCAGACCCTGGAGCCGGAGGATCCGCTGCAGGGGCAACGGCTCGGGATCGCGATCGCGGTCGCGGTGCTGCTGTTCTTCTCGCTGAGCAACTACGGCGGCGCGGTCGCCCAAGGCGTGGTCGAGGAGAAGTCCAGCCGGGTCGTCGAGCTGCTCCTGTCCACGATCAAGCCGCTGCACCTGCTGGCCGGCAAGGTCATCGGGCTGGGCCTGGTCGGCCTGTTGCAGCTGCTGATCCTCGGAGCCATCGCCACCACCGGCGCGCTGGCGTTCGGAGTGATCTCGGTGCCCACCACGGTGATCGCCGCGCTGGGGCAGGCGGTGCTCTGGTACCTGCTGGGCTTCTTCCTGTTCGCCACGCTCTACGCCTCGGCGGGCGCGCTGGTGTCACGCCAGGAGGAGCTGCAGTCGGCGATCACGCCGCTCGCGTTCCTGGTGATGATCCCGTTCGTGGTGACGGTCAGCGTGCTGCCCAACGACCCGCGCAACCCGTTGGTCACCGTGCTGTCGTTCATCCCGTTCTTCGCCCCGACCACCATGCCGGCACGGGTCGCGCTGGGGGTCGCGCCGTGGTGGCAGGTCCTCGTCGCCGCCCTGCTCACGCTGGCAGCGATCGTGGGGATGGTGTGGCTCAGCGCGCGGATCTACCAGAACTCGGTGCTGCGTACGGGGGCGAAGGTGAGCTGGCGCGAGGGGCTCACCGGCGCCCGCTCGTGA
- the pdxH gene encoding pyridoxamine 5'-phosphate oxidase, with amino-acid sequence MSDSTLERSLPRMRIDYESRPFDVEDLAPTWHEQLAAWMDAAREYGVAEPNAMVLATADEHGVPSSRTVLCKGLDERGVVLYTNYTSHKSRDLNLTRVASVTFPWFAMQRQVQVMGRVERCSDAESDAYWAERPRGSQLGAWASAQSTVVARRTVLDDALSTVTQRFADVEEIPRPPHWGGWRIVPWQVEFWQGRHDRMHDRLRFELGRDDAWQVRRLAP; translated from the coding sequence ATGTCGGACAGCACGCTGGAACGGTCCCTGCCCCGGATGCGGATCGACTACGAGAGCCGCCCCTTCGACGTCGAGGACCTGGCGCCGACCTGGCACGAGCAGCTCGCCGCCTGGATGGACGCCGCCCGGGAGTACGGGGTCGCCGAGCCGAACGCGATGGTGCTGGCCACCGCGGACGAGCACGGCGTCCCGTCCTCGCGCACGGTGCTCTGCAAGGGCCTCGACGAGCGCGGTGTCGTCCTCTACACGAACTACACCTCGCACAAGAGCCGCGACCTGAACCTGACCCGGGTCGCGTCGGTGACGTTCCCGTGGTTCGCCATGCAGCGCCAGGTCCAGGTCATGGGCCGGGTGGAGCGTTGCAGCGACGCCGAGTCCGACGCCTACTGGGCCGAGCGCCCGCGCGGGTCGCAGCTGGGTGCCTGGGCCTCGGCGCAGTCGACCGTGGTCGCCCGGCGCACCGTGCTCGACGACGCGCTGAGCACCGTCACGCAGCGCTTCGCCGACGTCGAGGAGATTCCGCGGCCCCCGCACTGGGGCGGCTGGCGGATCGTGCCGTGGCAGGTCGAGTTCTGGCAGGGCCGCCACGACCGGATGCACGACCGGCTCCGTTTCGAGCTGGGCCGCGACGACGCCTGGCAGGTGCGGCGACTGGCCCCCTGA